In Sporosarcina psychrophila, a genomic segment contains:
- a CDS encoding class I adenylate-forming enzyme family protein, with protein MFIAEKLKIISEAYPERVITSFNGKELSYGEFYRKAENLAGHFQDLGYVKDDILAFCLMNSDSFLIGYYACQIGGFTALPINTKLTAPEMNYILAHSEAKGLIYDERLATVFDLLEGKLPALQYKMVIDREFEAIIDGEHRLVERREAFDADTAVVFYTSGTTGRPKGVMLTNRNVAAIAEIWSESMEMDQDDRMHIVAPLFHCAASHVFSIPVIYQGGMVIIEETFSPEATIRTMEQQRATIFFGVPAMYSILLNTPSLEKADLSNLRLFCYGAAPMPYELVKKVKALFPDVNVQNLYGQTENSPGATTLKDQHALSKIGSVGEPLPQTEVQVMDEFGEPLPTGQVGEIAVKGPQVMKGYLKNEEETARTIKGGWMYSGDLGRFDEDGLLYIVDRKKDMIIRGGENVYPVEVEEVLYAIPEVLEAAVVGIPHEIYGEVAKAYIVLKEGNTLTEQAVIDFCKSQLASFKIPAAIEFLDTLPRNASGKVLKTILRDPVNI; from the coding sequence ATGTTTATTGCAGAGAAACTGAAGATTATTTCCGAGGCATATCCAGAAAGAGTTATTACATCGTTTAATGGAAAAGAACTTTCATACGGGGAATTCTATCGTAAAGCTGAGAATCTAGCAGGGCATTTTCAAGATTTAGGTTATGTGAAAGATGACATTTTAGCATTTTGTCTGATGAATTCGGATTCCTTTTTAATAGGCTACTATGCATGTCAAATAGGCGGATTTACAGCGCTACCCATCAATACAAAGTTAACTGCACCGGAAATGAACTACATTTTAGCGCATTCAGAAGCGAAAGGGCTCATTTATGATGAGCGACTGGCAACTGTGTTTGATTTACTCGAAGGTAAATTACCCGCGTTACAATATAAAATGGTGATCGATCGTGAATTCGAAGCTATTATAGACGGTGAACACCGTCTTGTCGAACGACGGGAAGCATTCGATGCTGATACAGCGGTTGTCTTTTACACATCTGGAACAACCGGTCGGCCGAAAGGCGTTATGCTAACCAACAGAAATGTTGCTGCAATCGCTGAAATATGGAGTGAATCGATGGAAATGGATCAGGATGATCGCATGCATATTGTGGCTCCGCTTTTCCACTGTGCTGCAAGTCATGTATTTAGCATACCCGTCATTTACCAAGGCGGAATGGTCATCATTGAAGAAACGTTTTCTCCAGAAGCAACAATTCGTACGATGGAGCAACAACGCGCGACGATATTTTTCGGTGTGCCGGCCATGTACAGTATTCTTCTGAATACGCCGTCGCTGGAAAAAGCGGATTTATCCAATTTACGACTGTTCTGCTATGGAGCAGCGCCGATGCCTTATGAACTTGTGAAAAAAGTGAAAGCGTTATTCCCAGACGTCAACGTACAAAACTTGTATGGGCAGACGGAAAATTCACCGGGTGCGACTACGCTGAAAGATCAACATGCATTGTCAAAAATCGGTTCTGTAGGCGAACCTTTGCCACAAACCGAAGTACAGGTAATGGATGAGTTTGGTGAACCGCTTCCGACAGGTCAGGTGGGTGAAATCGCTGTGAAAGGCCCTCAAGTGATGAAAGGGTATTTGAAAAATGAAGAAGAAACTGCACGAACGATAAAGGGTGGCTGGATGTACAGTGGTGATCTCGGTCGTTTTGATGAAGACGGACTGCTTTATATTGTGGACCGTAAAAAGGATATGATCATCCGCGGGGGAGAAAACGTATATCCGGTAGAAGTGGAAGAAGTGTTATATGCCATTCCAGAGGTACTCGAGGCAGCAGTCGTTGGTATTCCTCATGAAATATACGGAGAAGTAGCAAAAGCGTACATCGTTTTAAAAGAAGGGAATACGCTTACTGAACAAGCAGTCATCGATTTTTGTAAAAGCCAGCTGGCCTCCTTTAAAATACCAGCTGCTATCGAATTTCTCGACACACTACCGCGGAATGCCAGCGGAAAAGTGTTGAAAACAATACTTAGAGACCCAGTCAACATATAA
- a CDS encoding biotin-dependent carboxyltransferase family protein, producing the protein MIPLFRVVKSGVYATIQDQGRFGFRRFGMPVAGPMDREAFQLGQDIIGNDEGANALEIFLGGLLIEVLTDHRIVLAGADLGAMIDGETPAPLWKTFQIWKGQTISFSKPISGAIAYIIPEGGYAVKEILGSSSSYPRGLIGETVKKETLLYANSLKQKRLNRGLLVDKIPNYTEDITIELFKSPHMDLFEKSSVDTFLNATYSYRGGDRMGYFFNGPPLGFIDSGDIVSEATQFGTVQVPTNGQPIILMADAQTTGGYATIGTVSKADLPKVAQLKNGGTVQFVYRM; encoded by the coding sequence ATGATTCCGTTATTTCGGGTCGTCAAATCTGGCGTCTATGCCACGATACAGGACCAGGGTAGATTCGGTTTCCGGCGTTTCGGTATGCCAGTTGCGGGACCTATGGATAGAGAGGCATTTCAGCTAGGTCAAGACATTATTGGGAATGATGAAGGCGCAAATGCACTAGAAATTTTCTTAGGTGGCTTACTGATAGAGGTATTAACCGATCATAGAATTGTCCTTGCAGGAGCAGATTTAGGGGCAATGATTGACGGGGAAACGCCAGCACCACTCTGGAAAACGTTTCAGATATGGAAAGGGCAAACGATTTCATTTTCTAAACCGATTAGCGGTGCGATTGCGTACATTATTCCAGAAGGCGGGTATGCAGTTAAGGAGATTTTGGGTAGCAGTTCCAGTTATCCGAGGGGGTTAATTGGTGAGACCGTCAAAAAAGAGACTCTCCTTTATGCGAATTCATTAAAACAAAAGCGTTTGAACCGTGGTTTACTTGTTGATAAAATCCCGAATTATACTGAAGACATTACGATTGAATTGTTCAAAAGTCCGCATATGGACCTGTTCGAAAAATCGAGTGTGGATACATTTCTAAACGCCACCTATTCGTACCGCGGGGGAGATCGAATGGGTTACTTTTTCAATGGGCCTCCACTTGGGTTTATTGATAGTGGAGACATTGTCAGCGAAGCGACTCAGTTTGGAACTGTACAGGTCCCGACGAATGGTCAGCCAATTATTCTAATGGCAGATGCACAAACGACGGGAGGATATGCGACAATCGGTACGGTTTCAAAGGCTGATCTGCCGAAAGTGGCCCAATTGAAAAACGGTGGTACTGTCCAGTTTGTATATCGAATGTAG
- a CDS encoding LamB/YcsF family protein, with protein sequence MRIDLNADVGESFGQFKIGEDEALFSSITSANVACGFHAGDFNVMQKTVEQAARQKISIGAHPGYPDLQGFGRRELMMSPREIYNAVVYQIGALKQFCDIQGVTLNHVKPHGALYNTASINRTVADAIAEAVYDAAPNAYLYGLCNSELVQAGNKFGLKTAGEAFADRRYTAEGTLCSRLLPEAVLHTYEEIEKQVMDIVLNKQVQTITGEMISLQADTICFHGDGQGVASHARQIREALASVNVRVSALGDAI encoded by the coding sequence ATGCGAATTGATCTAAATGCAGATGTCGGTGAAAGTTTTGGACAATTTAAGATTGGGGAAGATGAAGCACTATTTAGCTCGATAACATCTGCCAATGTTGCGTGCGGATTTCATGCCGGTGACTTTAATGTTATGCAGAAAACGGTAGAACAAGCGGCTAGACAAAAGATTTCAATCGGCGCACATCCCGGTTATCCCGATTTACAGGGGTTTGGAAGAAGAGAGCTGATGATGTCCCCCCGTGAAATTTACAATGCAGTCGTCTATCAAATCGGTGCACTCAAACAGTTTTGCGACATACAAGGTGTTACGTTGAATCATGTGAAGCCGCATGGTGCCCTTTATAATACTGCTTCGATTAACCGGACTGTTGCTGATGCAATTGCAGAAGCAGTTTATGATGCTGCACCGAATGCGTATTTATATGGGCTTTGTAATAGTGAATTAGTGCAGGCTGGGAATAAATTCGGCCTAAAAACGGCGGGTGAAGCATTTGCAGATCGCAGGTATACGGCAGAAGGTACATTGTGCTCCAGGTTATTGCCGGAAGCTGTCCTCCATACATATGAAGAAATTGAAAAACAAGTGATGGATATTGTGTTAAACAAGCAGGTGCAAACAATAACTGGAGAAATGATTTCATTACAAGCAGATACAATTTGTTTCCATGGCGATGGACAGGGTGTGGCGTCCCATGCCCGTCAAATTCGTGAAGCATTGGCATCTGTTAATGTTCGTGTTAGCGCACTAGGTGACGCGATATGA
- the pxpB gene encoding 5-oxoprolinase subunit PxpB, with amino-acid sequence MNPNKQIIPRAMVMNEQTIRFDFGPETSREIYHTIQQFCQVVESDRNHLLEEVVPSNKTVTVFYRKELVNPSVIIEELLKKWVNRTDSILSVNTRTIEIPVCYDTLFSEDIPRICDHTGLTREEVIAIHTGTSYKVYMIGFLPGFPYLGELPEILHVPRLEKPRLSVPKGTVGIGGTQTGIYPIESPGGWNIIGRTPVDLYCLKRVEPFLIRAGDQLKFRSISLETFNEMKEELAREPEMIMQFVKEGL; translated from the coding sequence ATGAATCCTAACAAGCAAATTATCCCCCGTGCAATGGTGATGAACGAACAAACAATACGTTTCGACTTTGGCCCGGAGACGAGCCGAGAAATCTATCACACAATCCAGCAATTTTGTCAGGTTGTTGAAAGTGACAGGAATCATTTACTTGAAGAGGTCGTACCGAGTAATAAAACGGTAACTGTTTTTTATCGCAAAGAACTTGTGAACCCTAGTGTAATCATTGAAGAATTACTGAAAAAGTGGGTGAACAGAACTGACAGTATATTGAGTGTAAACACGCGTACCATTGAAATACCAGTCTGTTATGACACCTTGTTTAGTGAAGATATACCGCGGATTTGCGACCATACAGGGCTGACACGTGAAGAGGTAATCGCTATACATACAGGCACAAGCTATAAGGTGTATATGATTGGTTTTTTACCAGGATTTCCGTACCTCGGGGAATTGCCGGAGATACTCCATGTCCCACGTTTGGAAAAACCACGATTAAGCGTACCTAAAGGAACGGTTGGAATTGGAGGCACGCAGACAGGTATTTACCCGATAGAATCTCCTGGAGGTTGGAATATAATCGGGCGGACACCAGTCGATCTATACTGTTTGAAACGCGTTGAACCGTTTTTAATACGTGCAGGTGATCAATTGAAATTTCGTTCCATATCTCTTGAAACCTTTAATGAGATGAAAGAAGAGTTAGCGCGTGAACCTGAAATGATTATGCAGTTTGTAAAGGAGGGATTGTAA
- the pcp gene encoding pyroglutamyl-peptidase I — MKTLLLTGFEPFLKFTVNPTMKIVEELHGKVIGNYKIHSEVLTVDFQSSGEQLLTHIEALKPDAVISLGLAGGRFKMTPERIAINVKDGEPDNNGNTPVDEQIQAQGEAGYMSTLPVRAMVNRLLEEGLPAEVSNTAGTYLCNNVMYEGLHYAATQRPTMKSGFLHIPASHELAIEHGKIPSWSHEDLKKGVAVCIEVLSADES; from the coding sequence ATGAAAACACTTTTACTTACAGGGTTTGAGCCCTTTTTAAAATTCACTGTTAATCCGACGATGAAAATCGTAGAAGAACTGCATGGCAAAGTGATCGGCAATTACAAAATTCACAGTGAAGTATTGACGGTAGACTTCCAATCATCCGGCGAGCAACTTCTTACTCATATTGAAGCGCTAAAACCAGATGCAGTGATTTCACTGGGGCTTGCGGGAGGCCGTTTTAAAATGACGCCTGAACGGATTGCAATTAATGTGAAAGACGGCGAGCCTGATAATAATGGTAATACGCCTGTTGATGAACAAATTCAAGCGCAAGGTGAAGCGGGATATATGTCAACACTGCCAGTTCGCGCAATGGTGAATCGATTACTAGAAGAAGGGCTGCCGGCTGAAGTTTCAAATACTGCTGGTACCTATTTGTGCAACAACGTTATGTATGAAGGACTGCATTATGCAGCAACACAACGCCCAACGATGAAATCGGGTTTCCTTCATATACCTGCTTCACATGAATTGGCGATTGAACATGGCAAAATTCCAAGCTGGTCACATGAAGATTTGAAAAAAGGCGTCGCCGTATGCATCGAAGTGCTATCTGCTGATGAATCCTAA
- a CDS encoding glycogen/starch/alpha-glucan phosphorylase: MLELTVDEFKERIISKLQTNKSKEVAGATNKEIYYVIASIVNEEILPHWQSTKKRYNEKSCKQVYYLSMEFLVGSLIESNLLNCGMLEQSNEALKQLGFDPDNIYAQEHDAGLGNGGLGRLAACFLDSLASLKYPGHGFGIRYRYGLFEQRIIHGNQVELPDYWLKDQYAWETRKEDEVICIHYHGNVHMFQRNDGNIEFKHENTDKVMAIPYDIPIVGYKNEVINTLRLWSAESVGRDRDGSSEEGMHYYHDLDHKHSIEQISGYLYPDDSKYEGKELRLKQQYFLVSSSIQNIIKDFKKNHQKSLKYLPEKVVIQVNDTHPTLAIPELMRILMDEEHFSWDSAWEVTTKVIAYTNHTTLSEALETWPKGMMEHLLPRIYMIIDEINERFCKGLWFDHQELREKIPELAIIADEQIHMARLAIVGSFSVNGVAQIHTDILKEKEMKNFYELFPDRFNNKTNGITHRRWLLQANPKLSGLITESIGPQWIQRPKQLISLLKYSKDASFLEKFHQVKHENKQILANLIHERTGILVDDQSIFDVQIKRLHEYKRQLLNIFHIIYLYNELKENPNLDMIPRTFIFGAKAAPSYHLAKEVIKLINKVASIVNHDAAIQGKLKVVFLENYNVSLAEKIIPAADVSEQISTASKEASGTGNMKMMMNGALTIGTLDGANVEIKEAVGNENIFIFGLKADEVLNYHQHGGYNATDIYNTDDRISRILDQLNQGEFGSHEIEFKDIYYNILSQNDPYFVLKDFEPYLETHELVEQTYRDKLSWLHKSVTNVAHSGKFSSDRTIQDYATEIWKLKKQV, translated from the coding sequence TTGCTTGAACTAACTGTGGATGAGTTTAAAGAGCGGATCATAAGCAAATTACAAACAAACAAAAGTAAAGAAGTAGCAGGTGCGACCAATAAAGAAATTTATTATGTGATTGCTTCAATTGTCAATGAGGAGATCCTACCGCATTGGCAATCGACTAAAAAAAGATATAACGAGAAAAGCTGTAAACAAGTTTATTATTTATCGATGGAGTTTTTAGTGGGCAGTTTAATTGAAAGTAACCTGCTTAATTGTGGAATGCTTGAACAATCGAATGAGGCGCTGAAGCAGTTAGGATTCGACCCTGATAACATCTATGCCCAAGAGCATGATGCTGGTTTAGGGAATGGCGGGTTAGGCCGATTAGCGGCTTGCTTTCTCGATTCATTAGCCTCACTTAAATATCCTGGACATGGTTTTGGAATACGTTATCGTTACGGGTTATTCGAACAGCGAATTATCCATGGTAACCAGGTTGAGCTTCCGGATTATTGGTTAAAGGATCAGTACGCTTGGGAAACACGAAAAGAAGACGAAGTTATTTGCATTCATTATCACGGAAACGTACATATGTTTCAGCGGAATGATGGAAATATTGAATTTAAACATGAAAATACAGATAAGGTAATGGCGATACCTTATGATATTCCTATTGTTGGCTATAAAAATGAAGTGATCAATACACTTCGTCTTTGGAGTGCAGAATCAGTTGGTAGAGATCGGGACGGCTCATCAGAAGAAGGAATGCATTATTACCATGATCTTGATCATAAGCATTCGATTGAACAAATTTCAGGATATTTATACCCTGACGATTCGAAGTATGAAGGAAAAGAGTTGCGCTTAAAGCAACAGTATTTCCTTGTTTCTTCCAGTATACAAAATATCATTAAGGACTTTAAAAAGAACCATCAAAAATCGTTGAAGTATTTACCTGAAAAAGTGGTTATTCAAGTGAACGATACGCACCCAACTTTAGCAATCCCTGAACTAATGAGAATACTTATGGATGAAGAGCACTTCAGTTGGGACAGTGCTTGGGAAGTAACGACGAAAGTAATTGCCTACACGAATCATACAACATTGAGTGAAGCGCTTGAAACCTGGCCTAAAGGCATGATGGAGCATCTACTTCCGCGTATTTATATGATTATTGATGAAATCAATGAGCGTTTTTGCAAAGGACTCTGGTTTGATCATCAGGAGCTTAGAGAGAAAATTCCGGAGCTAGCCATTATCGCTGATGAACAAATCCACATGGCACGGCTCGCAATTGTTGGGAGCTTCAGTGTGAATGGTGTCGCGCAAATTCATACGGATATTTTAAAGGAAAAGGAAATGAAGAATTTTTATGAACTTTTCCCGGATCGTTTTAACAATAAGACGAACGGAATCACCCATCGCCGTTGGCTGTTGCAAGCAAATCCTAAATTATCGGGACTTATAACAGAATCAATTGGTCCACAGTGGATACAACGCCCCAAACAGCTTATCAGCTTATTAAAATATTCGAAGGATGCTTCATTTTTAGAGAAATTTCATCAAGTGAAGCATGAAAATAAGCAAATATTAGCGAACCTCATTCATGAGCGCACGGGTATTTTAGTAGATGATCAATCAATTTTTGATGTACAAATTAAACGGCTTCATGAATACAAACGTCAGTTACTTAATATTTTCCACATTATTTATTTATACAATGAATTAAAAGAAAATCCAAATCTAGATATGATTCCTCGCACATTTATTTTCGGAGCAAAGGCCGCACCGAGTTACCATTTAGCGAAAGAAGTAATCAAGCTTATTAATAAGGTCGCCTCGATTGTGAACCACGATGCGGCTATTCAGGGTAAACTAAAAGTTGTATTTTTAGAAAACTATAATGTTAGCCTTGCTGAAAAAATTATACCAGCAGCCGATGTTAGTGAACAGATATCAACTGCGAGTAAGGAAGCATCAGGTACGGGCAACATGAAAATGATGATGAATGGCGCTTTAACAATTGGTACGCTAGATGGTGCAAATGTTGAAATTAAAGAGGCCGTTGGCAATGAAAATATTTTCATTTTCGGTTTAAAAGCGGATGAAGTATTGAATTACCATCAACATGGCGGTTATAATGCTACGGATATTTACAATACGGATGACAGGATTAGCCGGATTTTAGACCAATTAAATCAGGGTGAATTTGGATCGCATGAAATTGAGTTCAAAGATATTTATTACAATATTCTATCCCAAAATGATCCTTATTTTGTCTTAAAAGATTTTGAGCCTTATCTTGAAACTCACGAACTAGTGGAGCAGACGTACCGTGATAAATTATCCTGGCTTCATAAGAGTGTAACGAATGTCGCTCACTCAGGAAAGTTCTCCAGCGACCGAACAATCCAAGATTATGCGACAGAGATCTGGAAGTTGAAAAAACAGGTTTGA
- a CDS encoding glycogen synthase, whose protein sequence is MRNVLFVASECTPFIKTGGLADVIGSLPQALKENEGVEVRVILPLYDEIPLEWRDKMEYVMSFNVPLGWRNSEASMYSLEYNNIIYYFVSNEYYFTRKGVYGYYDDGERFLFFSRAVIEALTHLDFKPDVLHAHDWQAGMAVALAKIIQPIFDMKTVMTIHNIKYQGLMPIDIFEDFFDMSREHIGGFEWNGMLNCLKSGLFHADKITTVSPSYGEEIKDPYYGEELHPFLLERSADLIGVLNGIDTKDYNPQTDPAIAVNYRSSRAKKKENKLILQEKLGLPIIAEKPLYIIITRLVEQKGLHLVQHILDDFLHEDVQFIVLGTGDEEFETYFAEAAESHPNKLVTLLAFDEGVARQLYASADFFVMPSKFEPCGLAQLIALQYKTVPIVRETGGLRDTVLPFNELTGEGNGFSFTNYNADDLLATLRYSLRIYHDPIQWPVVVKNVNKSQFSWKSSARDYATIYDQLTTISV, encoded by the coding sequence ATGAGAAATGTATTATTTGTAGCTTCGGAATGCACACCTTTTATTAAAACCGGTGGATTAGCAGATGTGATCGGGTCACTTCCACAAGCATTGAAAGAGAATGAAGGAGTCGAGGTGCGAGTGATTCTTCCACTTTATGATGAAATACCGCTAGAATGGCGAGATAAAATGGAGTATGTCATGAGCTTTAATGTACCGCTTGGCTGGCGTAATTCGGAAGCAAGTATGTATTCATTAGAATATAACAATATCATTTATTACTTCGTTTCAAATGAGTATTATTTCACCCGTAAAGGGGTATACGGGTATTACGATGACGGTGAACGATTTTTGTTTTTTAGTCGTGCTGTTATTGAAGCATTAACCCATCTAGATTTTAAACCGGACGTACTTCACGCACATGATTGGCAAGCGGGTATGGCTGTTGCTCTTGCTAAAATTATTCAGCCAATATTCGATATGAAAACGGTCATGACAATTCATAATATTAAGTACCAAGGGCTGATGCCAATCGATATATTTGAGGATTTCTTTGATATGTCACGGGAGCATATCGGTGGTTTTGAATGGAATGGAATGCTGAATTGTTTGAAAAGCGGCTTGTTTCATGCAGATAAAATCACAACGGTTAGTCCGAGTTATGGAGAAGAAATAAAAGATCCTTACTATGGTGAAGAACTTCACCCATTTCTTTTGGAACGGTCCGCTGATTTAATCGGTGTGCTTAATGGTATTGATACTAAAGATTATAATCCTCAAACGGATCCGGCAATTGCAGTTAACTACCGTTCTTCAAGAGCTAAAAAGAAGGAGAATAAACTTATACTTCAAGAAAAACTAGGATTGCCAATCATAGCTGAAAAGCCGCTCTACATTATTATTACTCGGCTTGTTGAACAAAAAGGCTTGCATCTTGTTCAACATATTTTAGATGATTTTCTCCACGAAGATGTTCAATTCATAGTCTTAGGAACCGGGGATGAAGAATTTGAAACGTATTTTGCGGAAGCCGCTGAGAGTCATCCCAATAAACTTGTGACCTTGTTGGCTTTTGATGAAGGAGTAGCGCGACAATTATATGCAAGTGCCGATTTCTTTGTCATGCCTTCAAAGTTTGAACCTTGTGGATTAGCCCAACTCATTGCCTTACAATACAAAACGGTACCAATTGTGCGGGAGACAGGGGGATTGAGGGATACAGTTCTACCGTTTAACGAACTAACTGGTGAAGGAAATGGATTTAGTTTTACAAATTACAATGCTGATGATTTATTGGCTACCTTACGCTATTCTTTAAGAATTTATCATGATCCTATTCAGTGGCCGGTAGTGGTGAAAAATGTGAATAAAAGTCAGTTCAGTTGGAAGAGTTCAGCTCGAGATTATGCAACCATTTATGACCAGTTAACGACAATAAGTGTATAG
- the glgD gene encoding glucose-1-phosphate adenylyltransferase subunit GlgD, which translates to MNTMMGLINLEHEHHYFHELTYFRSGATIPFAGRYRLIDFPLSNMGNSNVESVAIFTRNKYRSLMDHLQTGGSWEMDERNGGLFILPPDWNDPSDISKGDLSFFHNNRDYFARGKSSYVLISGSQFITNTDYQDAFKSHLANKADVTLITTHIETLNTEHDSAFRIEADEDGWVTTITNDKQENDLFTGVYIINKDLLMTLVDQCIAHHQDHFFVHGIKENLATLKVQTYKNNGYGVFINSIESYYRHNMNLLSEENYKALFYKLPFIRTKVGNQPPTKYRNEASVKKSILANGCIIAGEVEGSVLFRGVTIEEGATVKNSIIMQRCKIEAGVHLENVILDKDVHVTANQQLIGSKDKPYVVAKRQVM; encoded by the coding sequence ATGAACACAATGATGGGCCTTATTAATCTGGAACACGAGCATCATTACTTTCATGAATTAACTTATTTTCGTAGTGGTGCCACAATTCCTTTTGCGGGTCGTTATCGTTTGATTGATTTTCCGCTTTCGAATATGGGGAATTCTAATGTAGAGTCAGTAGCGATTTTTACCCGCAATAAATATAGATCCTTAATGGATCATCTTCAAACAGGTGGTAGCTGGGAGATGGATGAGCGCAATGGTGGCTTGTTTATTCTTCCACCGGATTGGAACGATCCATCTGATATTTCAAAAGGCGATTTGAGTTTTTTTCATAATAACCGTGATTATTTTGCTCGTGGAAAATCTTCCTATGTACTGATTAGCGGAAGTCAATTTATAACAAATACAGATTATCAAGATGCATTTAAAAGTCATCTTGCTAATAAAGCAGATGTAACGCTGATTACTACTCATATCGAGACGTTAAATACTGAACATGATTCTGCATTTCGAATTGAAGCAGACGAAGATGGCTGGGTCACTACTATCACGAATGATAAGCAAGAAAATGACCTTTTCACGGGTGTTTATATAATCAATAAAGACTTATTAATGACGTTAGTTGATCAATGTATCGCACACCACCAAGATCATTTTTTTGTCCATGGCATTAAAGAGAATCTTGCTACGTTAAAGGTTCAAACGTATAAAAACAATGGTTACGGTGTGTTTATCAATTCCATCGAGAGTTATTATCGACATAATATGAATCTATTATCAGAGGAGAATTATAAAGCATTATTTTATAAACTACCATTTATTCGGACGAAGGTTGGGAATCAGCCACCTACGAAATATCGTAATGAAGCGAGTGTCAAAAAATCAATTCTGGCAAATGGTTGCATTATTGCTGGCGAGGTAGAGGGCAGTGTATTGTTTCGAGGTGTAACCATAGAAGAAGGTGCAACGGTAAAAAACTCGATTATCATGCAGCGTTGTAAAATTGAAGCAGGTGTCCATTTGGAGAATGTGATATTAGATAAAGACGTTCATGTGACCGCAAATCAACAATTAATCGGATCAAAGGATAAACCCTATGTCGTTGCAAAAAGACAAGTCATGTAA
- a CDS encoding glucose-1-phosphate adenylyltransferase yields MKNCVGMLLAGGEGKRLGKLTNNLAKPAVHFGGKYRIIDFTLSNCANSGLQTLGVMTQYSPLELNKHIGNGKPWNLNRQNTGVTILSPYTAKDGGDWYSGTADAIYQNIHFIDRHDPEYVLVISGDHIYQMDYAAMLEEHKQTGADVTISAIPVAWEEASRFGILNTTDDMRIYEFDEKPQNPKSNLASMGVYIFSWATLRSYLLEDAENNQSSHDFGKDIIPSMVNNNLRLYAYRFEGYWKDVGTIESYWEANMDLLDKDWSLLLNNENWRIYTNETNIPPEYIGETAVVKQSLINSGCWVCGTVDSSVLFENVVIHPDSMVKQSILYPGVEVGKNSILERVIVMENTKIPEGTHISIGLTEEPLVINQDTLKGILALSY; encoded by the coding sequence ATGAAAAATTGTGTAGGCATGTTGTTGGCTGGTGGAGAAGGGAAACGTTTAGGCAAATTAACGAACAACTTAGCGAAACCAGCAGTGCACTTCGGAGGTAAGTATCGAATTATTGACTTCACGTTAAGTAATTGTGCCAACTCAGGACTTCAGACATTGGGCGTGATGACTCAATATTCACCACTTGAATTAAATAAACATATTGGAAATGGAAAACCGTGGAACTTGAATCGGCAAAACACTGGTGTGACGATACTTTCCCCTTATACCGCAAAAGACGGAGGAGACTGGTATTCTGGTACGGCTGATGCAATCTATCAAAACATTCATTTTATCGACCGGCATGACCCAGAATATGTCCTTGTCATTTCGGGTGATCATATTTATCAAATGGATTACGCAGCAATGTTGGAAGAACATAAACAAACGGGTGCTGATGTCACCATTTCCGCAATTCCAGTGGCTTGGGAAGAAGCATCGCGGTTTGGAATTTTGAATACAACTGATGACATGCGCATCTACGAATTTGATGAAAAACCGCAAAATCCAAAAAGTAATTTAGCGTCTATGGGCGTTTATATATTTTCATGGGCAACATTAAGATCCTATTTGTTGGAGGACGCTGAAAATAATCAATCCAGTCATGATTTCGGAAAGGATATTATTCCATCGATGGTTAATAATAATCTTCGCTTGTATGCGTATCGTTTCGAAGGTTATTGGAAGGACGTCGGTACAATCGAAAGCTATTGGGAAGCCAATATGGACCTGCTGGATAAAGATTGGAGTCTCTTGTTAAATAATGAAAACTGGAGAATATACACCAACGAAACGAACATTCCCCCAGAGTATATCGGGGAAACTGCAGTTGTGAAGCAGTCATTGATCAATTCTGGATGTTGGGTGTGTGGAACAGTTGATAGTTCTGTATTGTTTGAGAATGTAGTGATTCACCCTGATAGCATGGTTAAACAATCCATCTTGTATCCAGGCGTAGAAGTAGGGAAGAACTCGATTCTAGAACGAGTGATTGTAATGGAAAATACAAAGATTCCTGAAGGCACACATATTAGCATTGGACTTACTGAAGAGCCGCTCGTGATCAATCAAGATACTCTGAAGGGTATTTTAGCATTAAGTTATTAG